From the genome of Malus domestica chromosome 04, GDT2T_hap1, one region includes:
- the LOC103427591 gene encoding ultraviolet-B receptor UVR8-like isoform X8 produces the protein MDCNEGGRGGSTKTEERGEALVYMWGYLPGVSSEKSPTLSLTPVQFPNRMDGGDSWKDVCGGGCGFAMAISECGKLMTWGSTDDGGQSYVVSGKHGEAPEPYRLPNEASILKAAAGWAHCVSVTENGELYTWGWKECVPSGNLIGDLGMVGRLQRDTTGNQSSLLVEQVNLVPQGFNLTSGTVSNLDSKRAREDIAKRRKISSAKPESESSTGSEEFFTRSPCLVTLGPGVRITTVAAGGRHTLALTVSDMGQVWGWGYGGEGQLGLGTRVKMVSSPHVIPCIEPSTSGKDRSSVVSQGSKVPGSCVKEIACGGRHSAVITDAGALLTFGWGLYGQCGQGNTNDQLRPSYLNSLSGTKVKNIAAGLWHTLCISDDGRVHAFGGNQFGQLGTGGDEAEVWEASMQK, from the exons ATGGACTGCAAtgaaggaggaagaggaggctCGACGAAAACGGAGGAGCGGGGAGAAGCTCTGGTGTATATGTGGGGATATCTTCCCGGAGTATCGTCGGAGAAGTCTCCGACACTGTCTCTGACGCCGGTGCAGTTCCCGAATCGGATGGACGGTGGGGATTCGTGGAAGGACGTCTGCGGCGGCGGTTGTGGATTCGCCATGGCCATCTCAG AGTGTGGCAAGTTAATGACATGGGGGTCGACCGACGACGGGGGGCAGAGCTACGTCGTTTCAGGGAAGCACGGG GAGGCCCCGGAGCCTTATCGTCTCCCAAATGAGGCTTCAATACTCAAGGCTGCTGCCGGTTGGGCCCATTGCGTTTCTGTTACGG AGAATGGTGAATTATACACTTGGGGTTGGAAAGAGTGTGTCCCCTCTGGGAATCTTATCGGTGATCTGGGTATGGTGGGACGCCTTCAAAGGGATACTACCGGTAATCAAAGTTCATTACTAGTTGAACAAG TAAACTTGGTGCCTCAAGGCTTCAATCTGACTAGTGGGACAGTATCTAATCTTGACAGCAAAAGGGCCAGAGAGGACATTGCAAAGCGAAGGAAGATTTCGTCTGCTAAACCTGAATCTGAAAGTTCAACAGGTAGTGAAGAATTCTTCACTCGGTCTCCTTGTCTTGTAACTCTGGGTCCTGGAGTGAGAATCACTACTGTTGCAGCTGGCGGACGCCACACTTTAGCATTAACAG TTTCAGATATGGGACAGGTGTGGGGTTGGGGCTATGGAGGCGAAGGACAGCTAGGTTTGGGTACCAGGgtaaagatggtttcttctccTCATGTCATACCCTGTATTGAGCCATCTACTTCTGGGAAGGATAGGTCTTCAGTGGTATCTCAAGGTTCAAAGGTTCCTGGAAGTTGTGTGAAGGAGATTGCTTGTGGAGGCCGGCACAGTGCAGTAATAACAG ATGCTGGAGCACTGCTTACGTTTGGCTGGGGGCTCTATGGACAG TGTGGGCAAGGGAATACAAATGATCAGCTAAGACCAAGTTATCTGAATTCATTATCCGGTACTAAAGTGAAAAACATCGCTGCCGGACTATGGCATACTCTATGTATATCTGATGATGGTCGTGTACATGCTTTTGGTGGGAATCAGTTTGGACAGTTGGGAACAGGTGGCGACGAGGCTGAG GTTTGGGAAGCAAGCATGCAAAAGTAG